In the Rhododendron vialii isolate Sample 1 chromosome 2a, ASM3025357v1 genome, ACACTATCACTGTCACCAAAATCTCCATGGATCTTTGTATGGAGGAACATAGTTTTCTGTGGGAGGGAGAAGGCGAAAAGAAGCTGCAGTTTTCTCCAAGAAAGGTCCCATCTGTACATCACATTAAAGCATGGTGTTAGTCATGAAATCACATTTGCTTGATTCAGAAGGCCAAGATGAAGAAAGTAAATTGCAGATCCCACAACTTGGAGTGGTAACATATTTTACAATTATTGAAACTGCTCAACGGTGGAACACGAATATCCAAAATTGATGCTAATATAGAGTAAGGTGGCTCTTTTTCAGGTTGAAAACAAATAGATGTCGACAAGCAGCAAGCTTACATTATGAAGGGTAAAGCAAGGATTAGTGCGCAAGGTTTAAATGGCACTTACTAATAAGGTCAGTATTGAAAGGTGCAAGACTGTTTGCCAACTCTATTTGTTACAATAACTCGACGTTAGGTCTGGATTTCAAAGCAATTTCTAAACCAGCGAACATATTCGGCTCCTAGAGTTCAGTGTTGGATGTGTTTCATAAACAAGTAAGGTATATAGGTTAACTCTACACTGGAACCAGTTATAGAAAGGCCACCTACTAGTACTACAACtactaatactactactactgcgCATGGGCGGCTCCAGAAATTTTTGACAAGGTGCATTTTTGACAAGGTgatcataaaaaaattcaaattcaccCAAGTTGTACTTGAgaaacaaatgtgaaaaaatgtcCAACGTTTTTTTTAAGGCTTTCGGTTAAACATCGAAATGAGGCCTATTATTTGTAAAATAGATATATGCACATCAATGtttcgggaaaaaaatattaatgccGAATAAAAATAATTACATTGATTATGGACTAATATAATGATTTGGTACATTAAATTCAATGACATTAGGatgttcataaattttagtTGGGTGGTAGAATTACACTGTAAAGCAAGAAAATCATcatcaattatattttttttgaactcagTTTTCTGGGTGAGGTGTTCAACTAACCACCATAGGTTTTACAATGGAGCCGCCTCTGACTGTGCAAACTCGTGTGCGGTTGCAAGTAGAAAAGTAGAAACGAAGGTTCTCCGAGTAGTAAAACTATATACCAATATAAATGCCAATAATGACATTGATCTCATCTTTTCAAGGCAATTGGAGAGGTTCTGAGATAATTTTAAGCTTCAAATGCTAGAGCATGGTCACCATTGCTAGTGAACTTGTAATCAATGTTTGTTTTCTAAGTTCCAACACAGAATATAGATTGATGACAGTGTAGGTTTTCTTTATAGGCTTCTTCAGCAAATTAGATGCTCAAACCAATTGTTAAGAAAACCTTTAACTGGACGCTAAAAGCATTGATGTGTCGTTTTCCCATAGGAGAAAAGTACAGAGAAGGCCGTTGAGTAAGATATGACAAATCGACACCATGAGCACAATACAGTGAATAAAATTAACGTCCGAAAGGCAGTGATCCAAAAAATTATTAGCAAGTGGTGGCTATCTGGTGGGGCGGCGGCTGTGGGAGGTGGTGACAGAAGTATTCTCAAATTTTTAGGGTTGTGTTTTGGGCTGCGCTTATTTGtattatttgggcttttaggccttcGGGTTTTTACGGgctttatttgttttgtctGGGCTTTTAGGCCATTAGGTGTTATGGGTTTAcccattttggtgtattttccaACCAAGGGTTGGAAACCCCTCTCCCTTTcccccttaataaaatgttacttttgccgataaaaaaaaaagtgtctgCATGAACAAATTTGACTTCCAGAGCTAACGAGAAAAACACAGAAAGAAATTATAAAGCATGACATCTGCAATTTAATTCCTGGCTATGACATggtaaaagtgcctaaaattgGGAATTTGGTGGAGACAGTTCCCAGAGAACACATGAAGTTGGTGTTTAAAGACGAATCCTTGAAAGTTTGACCAAAACATGTATGTTTTCATGTGACTGGTTATGTACTTTTGCTAAGCTTGTGCATAATCATTTACATTcaacaaaagagagaaattttagCAACAGCAAGACTCACCACATCCCATTGCTTGCTAAGAGTTGAAGCACTGAGAGAGTACAAATAACCTGCAATCAATTACCATTGAACTTAGATAATGGTTCATGCTCGTCAAATgttttttgaagagaaaaaagtaACACACAATCACGACAGAATCAAAATTTATAATTACACCAAGTTAAGGCTTTTCgctcgttttctttttcttggtttgATCTACAAATGTAATTCAAAGAGGCCTCAAAAAGGGCAGCAATAAGTCAACCATGGTGAGCAATTACTACAAAAACAAGACTACGCCaaccaagaaaaagaaatggcaCGACCAGGGTATGTTTGTAACTGCACTAATAATTTCATAAGATATGTAATCCTATCAGACTAATAGTGATGGAATTAATTATACCACACCCCCATGGTACTGTATATCTTACTATGTGTGGGTTATATTATCTGATGGATATTCAATCCGGACTGTAAAATTTTTAACTAAGCACCGGATTCCGATCAAACAAGCAGCCCCTTAGACTAAGTTCGTGCAAAAAGCATCATGGTGATTTTACAATGTGTTCAAGATCATACGAAGCCACCAAATCAACGTTGACTATcgtttatggaaaaaaaatgcattcaaAATCACATGCTTGCGCAACAATCATTAGGCAATTCCGAAGTGGGGTCTACCATCTCGTTCAGCAGTTGAAGAAATGTAGTGCCGATAAAGGTTTGACTCCGGAGCCTGCATCCTCATAAAACATGAACAATTAGACTGACCTTTTATGTATCTTTCTGCTCGATCTTAAATAGATGAAGGAAAACATACAGTTTTGGTTGGTGATTTGCGAATGAGGTATTCATAATACCAATACGGCTCCCCATCAACCTGAGGAAGACACAGTAAGGTCTACATACGGTCATAAAAAACTTCAGTCAAATAACGGAAACAAAATTACTGAAAgctatttcaaaataaattttatttgtttcaagtaTCAAAAAGTAAGGCAAAGTTCTGAGAACTCACATCAGAAGAATGTGCATCAAGAACTGAACTTGCAGCCATCCGTTGACTTGAGGTGATACGCTGGCCAAAACATCAACGCATAAGTTGCAATATCAGTCAATATAACATAGAGAGCAAAACAACTCAAAACCATGAAGCACGGGCACACCAATAGGTTATtgtctatgttacatggactcaggTGCGAGTATCGGGTGCGGGTGCAAGTCCAAGAGTCggaccttcctaaacttaaatcttaggatacgtGGATATGTGTCCCCAACTCGGGTAGGGGTACGGGGACACTTCCTGAACTCTTttttgtattatatattgcataattttctcagattatgttccgtaaactatgtttacaaatgtagttaaacaagaaagggttaagaaaatcatgtttttgctatttccctATTTCTTGTCTCTGTGAAATACTGGAAATATTGCTTTTCTAGCTGATTTGATAGTCCTTTTCTGTAAGTATCTTAACAGTTAGAGGATCCGAGTGTCCAAAAAGATACGGGTGTCGGACATATCGACACGGGTACTTGAGCcaaggatccatgtaacataggttgTTGTCAATGTGCCTGACACATTGGGGACACACATCACACCAAGACACATATAGGACATGCCATCTGGCGTGTCAAGTAATAAAATTGCTTTTTAAGCAGGGGACACACTATGTACACACTCGGAGACACGTGTGTCTTAAGAAAGCTTGGGTTGGGACACAATAGAAGTCTATTTATAATTCTAAATCCTTATCTTGCACGTTAAACAATAATACTAAAATGTACAAGGAAACAATCACAAATACAATAAAATATAAGCCTAACCCTTGTTAAATGATGTCTgaataattgaaagataaaaattgcattttgtaATACTAGTTTTGATAGTTTCTGAATCGAATATTCAATCTTCGTTTTGATGCTAAGATTCTATGTTCAGATGAATAAtaacatatattttttgaatggcaTAATAGCaaaatatatacaagaaaaCCGCGTTCATGTTCCCACTTTTGAACAACTTCCACGCCCTGTGTTTGTATCCGCCTCCATTTTTGTGCTTTGTAGGCTCAAAATCTCTGTACGTCTTGAAGAATTGTTCTAATTGTGCATGACTGGCACAAAGACTCAAACTTACCCTATACCGGTCAAAGTAAAATGGAATCAGTGTTAACTGTGAAGAGACAGGGTGAACAAAGTACCAAAGCTGACTTGTCCGCTAAAACAGAATCAGCAACATCTTTTGCACTCCATGTGCTCTTGTCCTTCAATTTCAAAAACTCTGCATTTGGGGGACCTATCTGAACCAAGGGTTGGAAATCAACAAACCTCAAAAAAGAAGAcgacaaaaacacacacataagTATCACACCTAGTACGTTTATTGTGACATTGGAGTTACCATAACCGAAATGATGAGATTATCAACAATATCCACACGCTCGGATACAATTCGTAGACGTGCATCAGCTGTTACACGTCGGAAGCAATTTCTAGTAAGTCTTCTGTAACAAGCTCATAAAGATGCAGACATCATAACTACTGGTGTACAAACAAATTCTTGAAGGTGCTTCTGTTAGTTCCATATTTCTTGGCCAAAACATAATTAAGAGAAATACATCAATTAAAAAGTAGTAAAGCATGGCCCATGTTATTGACTTACGAGATAGTGGTGCGGCCGATGAATATCGCTCTGGCTTTCTTGATTCCACCCTGCGATTAGATGAAATTAGCCAAGTTTCCACAACTTAAGAATGAATGATTCCCAAGAAGtgaatttactttattttacaTGAAGTGGATAAAAAGAATAAGGTCTGTTTGGGTGTTTTCTTAAACAGAACACCAATGAGCAATTTTACAAGCTTCATTCAGATGGGGGACTACTTTTGTAAAATGTTTAGCCAATACTAAAGTTCAGGGACGGCAATAGAGACCTTCAGTGAACTTTTCAGTATCATCATATAGGTATATCCAATCACCTCTCATATTACGAAGAAATCGTAATGTAGTATCAAAATAATTCACACTAAAACCCGAGAATATGTGGAACAAAAATAGTGAAAGATACCAACCGATGAGTTCTACTAATTCCATTTTTGTGAAGATCTTCATTTGTGAGAGACTATTAACTTCATGGAAAAGCTATATATGTACAAAGTGACAGCACTGCCATCTCCTCCCACAGGTTTAATACTTCACAAAATCCATGTATTTTTTTACTGGTATGCTTGTCATCTAAGAAGCATGGATGCAGACACTGGACAAGtgatttttgcaaaaactaggACATGGACACGTTGGGGGATACATTAATACAGACGTCAAATTCATATgctatataattttttttttttttgcaaattaaaGGTAAAAAaccaatgaaaaaaatgagaatagcaGGTTGGGAAgaaggaaaagaggaagaagagagaacgCATAGATATGGATCCAAGGTCATAGAGATACACAGAGAAAtagattaattttttgagttgcAATCTGTTAGTCTGTCTCCTAGGGTTTTCTCAGTGTGTAGTAATCTGTTAGTATGTCTCCTAGGGTTTTCTCAGTGTGTAGTTTCATCCTTAagtcaatcaatttttttttacatttcaaATGTTACATCTTTACCCtgtttcaagtttaaaaaattacaatatgCACCAAATGTGTCCCGCACATGTCTGATGCGCGCTGGAGTGTGTCCAAAACATGTccgacttaaaaaaaaaaattgaatactcGGGCACATATTTTTCGTGTTTCGGACACCTGTCGAGAACGTGCTTGAGCGTGTCTGTGTCCAACACGTGTGTGATACGGATACGAAAGGCCTGGAGACATGTCCGTTCTTCTTAGCTCATCGTTGTTGGAATTGTGCATCCAATCTATTCAATCCAATGTATTAAAAGATCTTTGGTTCAAAACTTGAAAGGCAGTTTTCCTCTCCACATGTGAGGAGATGCTTGATAAAAatttgatatacattgttgagcTCCTTCTCTAGCATTATGAACTTTGACCATTGGCAATTAGCCCCATACGTCACAATTCCAACAAGGTGAATTTACATGTTTGCAGAATTAGCACCTTCATCCTGTGAAGGCAAACTCGTGGAGGATTTTCAACTTTCCCTGTTACATCTGAACCATCAATTAACCTAAAATTTGCATTTCAATGACATTGAGCCATTAAGATTACAATACATTGATTATTTGATGCATAAATAGCCTACCATTTGAAGACAATCTTTTTAGATGGCGGTTGTACGGGGTAGAGGTAAGAATAAGCATTTGTATCATCGACCATAGAAGCCATTTTCACTTCTTCTGTGGCACTGAACCCTGCAGTAAAAGGTATGCAATGTTGGTGAGGAAACTGGCAAAACACCGATCAAGAGAttctttgttttaaaaaaacaaattgatgtcAACACATCCTATATtcttcaaagaaaaaaacaaatgcaagCTTTTAAATCCTAAGAACAGCATTTGATGTCAACAAATATCATAAAAGTCcaagagaagaaaaggaaaaagtaagCAAACACCATATGCATCCCCACCAAAGTTAATAACTCTCTTGTGCCAATCCTAAGAGAAACTAGTACTACAAAGACAACATTGCCCCAAACCATCTCTAGTTCTTCTGATAAACCTGGAACTTTATCGTGCAACTATTATTCAACTAATAGTCTAGAATTCAGTGGGATCAAAACACCAGATTCTTCCATTTGAAGATGAAAACACATTGTCTACCGaacaaaatttttgagtttgactgATGCTTCTGGGTTGAGGCTTACTGATACGAAGGCTATTCA is a window encoding:
- the LOC131315582 gene encoding psbP domain-containing protein 5, chloroplastic, with translation MATGLFFPSHSLSTSSHLSLLPNPSHFRNRTRADLGPKKFRVVEKAVVCSCDPSTPNPTLQNEFFLRRELMLSGLSSPLALVFPPSGFSATEEVKMASMVDDTNAYSYLYPVQPPSKKIVFKWVESRKPERYSSAAPLSPDARLRIVSERVDIVDNLIISVMIGPPNAEFLKLKDKSTWSAKDVADSVLADKSALRITSSQRMAASSVLDAHSSDVDGEPYWYYEYLIRKSPTKTAPESNLYRHYISSTAERDGYLYSLSASTLSKQWDVMGPFLEKTAASFRLLPPTENYVPPYKDPWRFW